The stretch of DNA TCCAGGCAGCGTAACGAATCGGTTTTGGCAAGTGGCTGGCGATTGCTTGCGCTAAATCTTGTCGGGCCACCACGCCTAATTTAATGGCAAGTGCCTGCATAAACATGGCGACGATGATGGCTAACGCCAGCACGGACAGCAGTCGATATTGAAATTGACCGCCACCGGCTAACGAGGTCAACCAGTTGCCTGGGTCCATATAACCCACGGCAACTAGCGCTCCCGGACCACTATAGGCAAGAAACTTTTGCCAAAAAGCGGTTTGATAAACGTCTGGTACGGCAACACTCTGATTAATTTCCGCAAGACTTTTTTCAGTTGGTTTCGACATGTTGCGATTGCGCCTCCCACCAACGCCGTGCTAAGTCGGCTAAAAATTGGCTGAATTTAGGATCAGCGTTCATTGGTGAAACGAGGTCAAAACGATCGCCGCCGGTAGCTTTAAAGGTCTGATAATTTTGAACATAGTCTTCCTCAATGGTTTCCAAACAGTCCACCACAAATGAAGGGGTCACAATGAGAACGTCACGTTTACCAAGTTCGACCAGTTGCATTAATTCATTTTTTAAATAAGGCTTTAGCCACGGCATTGGGCCAAATTTGGATTGATAAGCGGTGATCACTTTATCTGCTGGTAAGTCCGGTAAAAGGGCGCAAGTTTTGGCCGTGGTGGCGAGACATTCTTGTTGATACGGATCGCCATGGCGGACCATTGCGGTTGGGATACTATGGTAGCTAAAAATAACCGCATCATAATGATGTTGTTGATAAGCCTGCCACACTTTGTGAGCTAGCAACTGCAAATAAACGGGCTCTTCATAAAAATGTTTAATAATGGTGATGGGGACGCCGGCTGCTTCGGCTTGGCTAATGATACCTTGATGCGTACTTTGAGTGAATTGTGGGAAAAGCGGCAAGACAATCGTTTGTTGACAACCAGCGGCGGCCATTGATTTCAAGGTTGTGGCAATGTTGGGCTGACCATAAGTCATGGCAAGGCGTACATCAAAATCGGGCAGGTCGGCTTGGACTAGGTCACGAATCGCTTGCGTATGGACAATTAATGGCGAACCAGCGGGCAACCAACTGTCGCGATAAAAAGTCGCCGAACGCCAAGCCCGTAATGGTAAAATAATCCCTCGTAGCAGGGGTTGCCAAAGCGCGGCCGGCATTTCGATCACGCTGGGGTCACTCAAGAATACTTTCAAATATTGCTTCACATCCGCAGTTTCGGGTGTTGCCGGCGAACCAAGATTGACTAATAATAAACCCTTTTCCATTGCAATCCCTCCCAAAAATTTACTCGCTTTTATCATAGCATAATTATTTTTATTAAGTGGGTGAAAGGTGACGACTGGCAACGGTTATCAGGTGATAACTGCTAGCTTAGTTGGTTAGGATAACAAAAATTCAGTTTGTCGGACTAAAAAATGATCGAGTGGGCCAACTCAAGGCCGTCTCGATCATTTTTAAGGCTGGTGACGAAATTGCGAACTAAAGGCGAATCGTGGTATTACCCAGCTTTTTGATGAGTTTCAAATTTTCACGATAATCAACCGGAACCGTGATGATATGCACACCAGTCTTGGCAGCGACCGCCGTCGCCAACATCTGTTTAAAGTCGGCGGCGTGTTCAACACGATAACCCACTGCACCGAAACTTTCGGCGTATTTGACAAAGTCGGGATTATTAAAATCGACTTCATCGTGGTGCTGCAATTCCATATCCATCTTCCATTTGATGAGGCCGTACGAAGCATCCTCCCAAATGACGATGACCAAATGTAGCTTTTCACGGATGGCGGTTTCGATCTCTTGTGAATTCATCATGAAACTGCCGTCACCCATAACTGCGACCACGGTTCGGTCAGGATAAGCCAATTTGGCACCGAGTGCGCCAGGTAACGTCCAAGCCATTGTGGAGAGACCGTTATCAATCAAACAAGTATTTGGCAGGTAGGTCTGATAAAGTCGCGCCATCCACATCTTCACTGCTCCCGTATCAACCAAGACGATGTCATCGTCTGCTAAAACGGCACGCGTATCATTGACTATTTTTTGTGGCAGCATTGGAATCGCGTCACTCTTAGCACCGGTGGCCAATTCTTTTTGAATCATTTCACGAATCAGTGGTTTACGATGATCAAAATGAATATCTTGTTCCTGTAAGGCTTGAATTAAGGCAGCCAAGCTTGGGCGGATATTGGCGATGATATTCAACGTCACATCGTAGTGACTATCCGTGTCCTGACGAAACATATTGATATGAATGATTTTTTTATCGCCCCGCGGATTGATCTTTTTGGGATCAAACTGCTGGATGGAAAAACCAATTGCGATAATCAAATCGGATTCTTCGAAGGCAAAGTTCTCGTAATCTTTACGCATAAAACCGACGACGCCTAAGGCATTCTTATGGCGATCAGAGAGGACGCCCTTACTCATGAAAGTCGTGGCAACCGGAATATTTAATAGCTCGCTAAGTTGTTGGACATATTGTTCAGCGTGCTTCCAAGTGACGCCATCACCCGCCAAAATGATGGGGTGCTTGGCCGCCGCGATGAGTTTGACAGCCCGGTCGATATCACTAGCCGTTGGTTGGGTAACCGAAATTGGCGCAATCGGCAGCGGTCGACTAGTCGGATCAGCAGGTGCTACTTCGACATCTTGCGGGATCGATAGGTACGTGGCCCCAGGTTTGTCACGTTTTGAAATGGAGAAAGCTTTACGAACCATTTCTGGCACTGCACGAGTGGTGAGGACCATCCGTGCGTATTGGGTCACCGGCTTGAACATGGAAACGAGGTCAATGACTTGATGGGATTCCTTGTGGAGTCGATCCAACCCACCTTGAGCGCTGATGGCAACGAGCGGGGTGGAATTCGTTTCAGCATCGGCAACGCCTAATAACAAGTTAATGGCACCCGGACCCAGAGTAGCCACGCAGACACCAGGATTTCCCGTGAGTCGACCATAAACGCTAGCCATAAATGAGGCGCCTTGTTCATGGCGCGTGAGAATAAAAGTAATTTTTTCAGAGTGATTGATGGCATCGACGAGATGAATATTTTCTTCGCCAGGAATACCAAAAACGTACTTCACTCCTTCATTTTCTAAACAGTCAACCAATAACTCAGCAGTATTCTTACTAATAGTTTCCATAATTAGCCCTCTTTATGTGATTTGAGTTTTTGACTTACATAGTAACCAAGGTAACAAATTAACACGAATGGGACGGTATAATAGAGCGCAATACGTTGATTGGGATCAAACCAGATCAGTAGACAAGAGAGACCACTCAAAATGAAAGCGAGCCAAGGTACAACCGGATAACCGGGTGTTTTGTAAGTTAGGTCAGCGAGCTTTTTACCACTTTTAAGGTAAGCTTTGCGGAAATTGAGTTCTGACAGGGCAATCGCCATCCACACGATGACCACGGCTAACCCAGAAATAGAAACCAAGACCAAGTAGACCGAGCCGGCAGCGTAAACACTGGATAATAAGGCCAAAATACCGCCGAGCATACTGGTAATGAGGGCAACTAACGGAACTTCTCGTTTAGTGGTTCGTTTGAAAATCTTGGGAATCGTGCCTTCATTTGCCAGCGACCATAACATCCGTGTTGAAGCGTAGAGTCCAGAATTGGCGGCAGACATGATGGCGGTCAAGACGACAAAGTTCATGATGTCAGCGGCATAAGGAATGCCCATTTCTTTGAAAACAAGGACGAACGGACTTTGGGTCACCCCAGCTTGTTGATAGGGAATTAAGGCCGCCATCACAAACATACTCCCCACGAAGAAAATGATTAGTCGCCAAAGTGTCGTTCGAATCGCGGTGGGAATCGTATGCGCTGGATCTTTCGTTTCACCAGCCGTGATGCCGATTAGTTCAGTCCCAGAAAACGCGAAGTTAACCGTCAGCATGGTGGTAAAAACGCCACCAAAGCCATTCGGAAACCAACCATTTTTCGTGTAATTAGATAATAAAGGTGCGGTTGACTGCCCATGCAAAGGTAACCAGCCGACAATTGCTAAACTGCCAAGTACAATAAACGCGATAATTGCAACTACTTTGATGCTGGCAAACCAAAATTCCGCTTCAGCGAACCAGCGGACGGACATCGCATTGACGGTGAAAATAACGACCATGAAGAGGAGACTCCAGAGCCAAGTTGGACTGTGTGGAAACCAGGTTTGCATAATCAGGCCAGCTGCGGTGAACTCGGAACCTAGGGCAATTGTCCAGGTGAGCCAATATAAAATGGCGACCGTAAAGCCGGTCCCTGGACCAATATATTTTTTGGCATAAACGTGAAAAGCCCCTGTATAGGGCATGGCGACGGCGAGCTCACCAAGGCACAACATGACGAGGTAGACCAGAATAGCCCCAATCGTATAGGCCAATAAAGTCCCGACTGGACCAGCTTGGTGAATGGTATAGCCTGAACTTAGAAACAGCCCGGTCCCAATCACGCCACCAAGTGAAATCATCAAGACGTGTCGCGATTCCATTTGTCGGTTCAAATGTGTTTGTTTTGACATGAAAAGAACTCCTTGCAGACTTGGATTAATTAGAATAAGATGAGATAATCATAATCTAAGCATGGAAAGGAAACTGATTATGCAAGTTTCATCAATGAAAACGTTATTACAGCGCGGCCCGGTCGTCTCGGATGGTGCGATGGCAACGGAATTAGAAAAACGTGGGGTGGATACTGACAGTGCTTTATGGTCAGCTACAGCGATGATCGATCATGCGGCTGCCATTTATGCGGTCCATCAAAGTTATTTTGCAGCCGGGGCGCAATTGGCGACAACCAACACCTACCAAGCTAATGTACCAGCTTTTGTGACTGCCGGCCTTACCGCTGAATCGGCTCGTAAGTTAACCCAACAAGCCGTGCAAATTGCCAAACAGGCACGGGACGATTATGCGGCCCAACATGCCGACTTTACAGGCTTAGTGGCAGGGAGTATTGGACCATACGGCGCCTATTTGGCGGATGGCAGCGAATATACCGGTGCTTATCAACTGAGCAAAACAGCGTATCAAGCCTTTCACCGCGAACGTCTCCAATTAGTGACTGGGATGGGTGTCGATGTTTTGGCGTTAGAAACGATGCCTAATTTTGAGGAAGTTCAAGCGTTAGTTTCACTAGTGACGACTGAATTTCCAACTCAAGATTATTGGGTCAGTTTTAGTCTGAAAGATCCAGCAACTTTATGTGATGGGACCTCTTTAGCCGTTGCTGCCAAATGGGTTGCCGTCCAGCCACGGGTTGTGGCCGTGGGGGTCAACTGTACCAGTCTAGAAAATATTGAACCAGCATTAACCATTTTAAGGGCCGCGGTGACGATTCCCTTAATCGTTTATCCCAATTCAGGGGATGAGTATGATCCAGTGACTAAGACTTGGCAGGCCACGAATCTAAGTCATACTTTTGATAGCTTTGTTCCCAAGTGGTTAGCGGCCGGGGCACAAATTATCGGTGGGTGTTGTCGTACGACACCGAGTGATATTGCAACAGTCCATCGTTTACTTTCACGATAAAAAAACGTGGGCAAGCGGCAATGACGGCCGCTTGTTCCACGTTGCGATATAATTATCAGGACTAACAAAAGCGTCTGGGAGAAAAACCAGACGCTTTTTGGCTAATAAAGTAAGAACATTAAAATTAATTGAATGCCAGTATTGATCATCAAATGTAAGCGCAAGCGCCCAAAGGACTGTTGGCTAAACCAGACGGCGATCGTGATGATAATTGCAGTAATCGTTTGCCAAGTGATGGGCTGTAAAAAGATTGTTATGACCAAGATGGCGCCAGTAATGGCAGAAATCAGCTGGTTAATTTGTCGTTGCTTGCTAAAGGTTGGGACATACAGGAAAACATAACTGGCAACTAACGGCAATAACTTCCATAAAAAGGTCGTCGATAAGTACTCATTTTGTAAGTAAAAAACGGCAACTGGAATCGTATACGACATGACGAGACTAAAAACGACCAAGCCAAAATAATTTTGCATGCCGAAACGTGGGATTGCCATGACGAACAACCAGACGCTACAAGTCAATAACAAATATAAGAGTTCGGACTCGCTGGCGATGATATTTGTGAAGGCAAACGCGACCGAGACCCCAATGGCAATCAAACTCCACTGAGCGGGGATGCGGCGATCCAAGATAATAAAAATAGTTGCGGAAATGGCTAAGGTATAGCCGATCAACGGTAACTGGGCCGCAGAAAACTTAGCCGTTTGAAACGAGCGACCATAATCGAGTGCGGCCCACCAACTGATGATGCTCTGGATAATGGTAAACAGGGCCAGATGGACATAATCACGTTTTAATTTAATTTTTCCAATTCGAATCATACGGCAACATCTTTCTGATAAGGTTTATTTCAATCCTACCGATAGACGGTCAAGCAGTCAATAATTTGATAAGATTCTTTAAAAAAAATGATGATTGTGATAGGCTGGTATAGTTATGAGCAGTTCCCGAAAGGATAAGAGGCACGTTTCGACGAGGGTTGAAACGTGCAAAAAACGGCTGCGAGCTCCGTTTAGCTACGCTTAGTCACGGATGCTTAAAACCGCATCAGCAACTAAGCTAGGCTATACTCGCTAGCAACCCGCCGTTTTTTACACTCTTAGATGCCTTGTAACCGAAATTTTTCAAGGGGGAATTTTAAAGTGAGTGAAAGACACCTATTTACATCTGAATCCGTTTCTGAGGGCCATCCTGATAAAATCGCGGATCAAATCAGTGACGCTATTCTAGATGCTATGTTGGAACAAGACCCGCAAGCCCGGGTTGCCGTTGAAACTTCTGTGACAACGGGATTAGTGCTCGTCTTTGGTGAAGTATCGACCAAAGCCTACGTAGATATTCAAAAGGTCGTGCGTGACACGATCAAGTCAATTGGCTATGTTGATGGCCAATATGGCTTCGACGGTGACAACTGTGCCGTTTTGGTTTCATTGGACGAACAATCACCTGATATCGCGCAAGGGGTCGATGATTCCTTGGAAACCCGTGAAGGTGACGAGGATCCATTGGATAAGATTGGTGCTGGCGATCAAGGGATGATGTTTGGCTATGCCATTAACGAAACGCCCGAACTCATGCCACTACCCATTGCATTGAGCCATCGTTTGATGCGTAAGATTGCTGAGTTGCGTAAGAACGGGACCATCAAATGGTTACGGCCTGATGCTAAAGCCCAAGTGACGGTGGAATATGATGAACAAAACCAACCACAACGTGTGGATACGGTTGTGTTATCAACCCAGCATGATCCTGATGTTGATTTAGCGACCATCCGTCAAACGGTGATCGATCAAGTCATCAAAGCAGTTATCCCAGCCAGTTTGTTGGATGCGAAGACGAAATACTTGGTTAACCCAACCGGTCGTTTCGTCATCGGTGGGCCACAAGGGGATGCCGGTTTAACTGGTCGAAAAGTTATCGTGGATACCTATGGTGGTTTTGCCCATCATGGTGGCGGGGCATTTTCTGGTAAGGATGCGACCAAGGTCGACCGTTCAGCCAGTTATGCCGCACGTTACATTGCCAAAAACATTGTGGCTGCCAAGTTAGCTGATCGGGTTGAAGTCCAATTAGCTTACGCCATTGGTGTTGCGGAACCCGTATCAATCGCGGTTGATACGGCAGGGACTGGTAAGGTCAGTGAAGAAGCTTTAATTGCGGCTATCCGTAAAAACTTTGATCTGCGTCCAGCCGGCATTATTAAGATGTTGGACTTACAACGTCCAATTTACCGTCAAACGGCGGCGTATGGTCATTTTGGTCGAACAGACATTGACTTACCATGGGAACACACGGATAAAGTTGATGCCTTACAAGCTGAATTCAGTGAAGTTGAACTTAATAAATAAACGTGACGAGCTTACGGGCTATCACGGTCTGTAGGTACTCGACGCTAAAAGCGACCTTTTTATAAGGGCCGCTTTTTTTGCGGCCTAGAGTGTTTGGCGCAACGGGTTGCTCCTAAGCATTGCCTAAGCAAGGACAAAATGCGTTTTGTGCATTGTGTCCTTGGTGTAGCAAGCGGAGGGCGCAGTTGTGCCGAACACGTTTCGACTATTCAGTTTAGAACCGCTAAAGTTACAAAACGCTATCAAACTAATAGTGTTGTCTATTACAATAACTTGTCATTAAGCGATTCCGAGAACTTGAAAGCGGCGCTTAATCTAATTCTAAATAGTTGATTAATGGTCAGTCTCCGTTGACCAGAACTTGTCGTAAGCGATGCAGCCTAAAAAATTAGTCGGCGGGGTGTTTTAAGCTGATCAAGATACGGAATTGGTTCACGCCAACACTAAGGTCGCTGATTAGCGCGGGGCGGGCTGGATGATGCTCAGTGGTGAAATTTCTCTTGGCTGGTGAATTTGCCAGCGTAGAGAAAGCCCGGCTTGTGAGACCGCACTCTGGCTCACAAACGTGGCCACCACGTTCCAGCATCAGTCCAGACCAACCAGAGCGGCAAATTAAATGGATCAAAGTCGCCGTATCACAGCAACATGTATGTAACAAATGTAAACAGAGAGAGGAAGCAACTATGCAACAACGTAAAACGAACGTGGTGGCGGTAACCATTGCCATCTACGTTGCGACATTTATGAGCGCCATTGAAGGAACTATTGTGTCAACGGCGTTACCAACGATTGTCGGGGATCTCCATGGCGTGGCCTTGATGAATTGGGTCTTTTCAATTTATTTGTTGACCAATGCCATGATGACGCCAATTTATGGTAAGCTAACCGATTTGGTTGGTCGCAAGCCAGTGATGCAAGCGGGGCTAATAATTTTCATCGTAGGGTCAATGATGAGTGGCTTATCAGACTCGATGCCAGTATTGATCTTCTGGCGCGCCGTCCAAGGTATCGGTGCGGGCGCATTAATGCCAGTTTCAATGACGATCATTGCGGATATTTATTCCTTTGAACGCCGCGCAAAAGTGTTGGGTTTTAACAGTTCTGCTTGGGGTATTGCTTCGGTTTTAGCCCCATTGATTGGTGGGTTAATCGTTGATAAATTGAGTTGGCACTGGATCTTCTTTATTAACGTGCCAGTTGGTTTGATTACCTTATTTTTATTCCAATTTTATTTACGAGAACCTAAACGGCATAATAATGTCAAAGTGGATTACCTTGGGAGTTTTTGGTTAATGCTATTTTTGCTCTGCTTAATGCTGAGCTTCCAATTATTGGGTAATGCAACCATCAGTTGGGCCGCGGTTATCATTGCTTGGGTCGTGAGTGGTCTAAGCTTGTGGCTGTTCATTCGGCGCGAAAGTCATACGCCAGAACCCGTTATTTCGTTGCAATTGTTTAAGAATCACACCTTCGTGATTCAAAATGCCGTCGCCGCCTTGATTAGTGGTTTCTTGATGGCGGTAGAAGTTTATATTCCAACTTGGACACAGGGGATTCTTGGTGTCCCAGCTTCCTTAGCCGGTTTTGCCGTTACCCCAAGTTCTTTAATGTGGATTATTGGGTCATTTGTCACGGGTCGCTTATTAGCAAAATGGGCACCACGACGAATTCTCTATCTGAGCTTGGTTTTCATTCTGGTAACGGGTGTTTGTTTAGCCTTGATTCCAGTCTCAACGCCGTTTATTTGGTTCTTTGCCATCACAGCGGTCGGTGGGATCGGTTTTGGGATTACCATTACGGCGACAACTGTCACGTCACAACATCTTGTTTCACCCAAAAATGTTGGTGTGGCGACCTCGTTTAATACCCTAAGTCGGACGATTGGTCAGACTTTGATGATCTCAATCTTTGGGATCGCCTTAAATGTCGGAATGAATCGTGGTATCTCACAGCATCCCGGAACGAACATGGCGATGATGAATAAATTGATTAATCCACAAACTGCCACAGAATTGCCAGCCAAATTATTACCAACATTGCGCGGCATTTTATATACCGGTTTACACTGGGTTTATTTAATCGGGTTGGCCTTGATCATCTTCGCGTTTATCGTGAATAGTTTTGATCGTGGCAAACAGATGACTGCCGCACAACATGCGGAACGATTGAAGCGAGAATAGTCTATGAAAAAACGATTTAAGATTTTAGGCATCAGTCTTGCGGTGCTAGTGTTGGGATTGCTAGTAGCGATTGGCCTGGTGCAAACAAAAACGTATGCGCCGTCAGCAACGGCCGCTAAAATTGCCCGCCAAGCGACTAAGACGACGCACGATTACACTTACTTTAAAGGCGATCCGGCTAAAACAGCGATCGTCTTTTACCCTGGGGCGTTAGTTGATCCGGCCAGCTACAGTATTTGGGCGGCACAATTAGCGGAACAGGGGCATTCAGTCTATGTCATGCATTTTCCTTTGGATTTGGCTGTCCTAGCTGGAAACCGTGCTGAGATGGTCCCCAAAGCCGCGCGTCAGAATTACGTCATTGGTGGTCATTCACTTGGAGGTGTGATGGCGAGTCGTTATGCGGCAAAACATCAAACTACTGGGTTGAAAGGTGTTTATTATTTGGCGAGCTATCCGGATAAAAAGGGCAGTTTGCAATCAAGTTCATTGCGGGTCCTCTCAATCACGGCGTCGCGTGATGGTGTCTTAAATTGGCAACATTATCGTGAGAATCGGCGTTACTTACCGAAAAAGACACAGTATCTAACGATTAGAGGCGGCAATCATGGTGGTTTCGGGAGTTATGGGCATCAAAAAGGTGACCACCAAGCCACCATCACCCGTGCCAGTCAGCAACGACAAATTAGTACGGCTTTAATTAATTGGTTGAAATAAGGAAAGCATCTGGGATGAAAGGCTTTGCTTGGTTACATCAAAGTCTTTTGTGACTTGAATTTAAGTCGTCAGTCAAAAAAGTAGTTGGGTTACCCGGTTTGGTAACTCAGCTACTTT from Lactiplantibacillus brownii encodes:
- the hemH gene encoding ferrochelatase, whose amino-acid sequence is MEKGLLLVNLGSPATPETADVKQYLKVFLSDPSVIEMPAALWQPLLRGIILPLRAWRSATFYRDSWLPAGSPLIVHTQAIRDLVQADLPDFDVRLAMTYGQPNIATTLKSMAAAGCQQTIVLPLFPQFTQSTHQGIISQAEAAGVPITIIKHFYEEPVYLQLLAHKVWQAYQQHHYDAVIFSYHSIPTAMVRHGDPYQQECLATTAKTCALLPDLPADKVITAYQSKFGPMPWLKPYLKNELMQLVELGKRDVLIVTPSFVVDCLETIEEDYVQNYQTFKATGGDRFDLVSPMNADPKFSQFLADLARRWWEAQSQHVETN
- a CDS encoding acetolactate synthase large subunit; this translates as METISKNTAELLVDCLENEGVKYVFGIPGEENIHLVDAINHSEKITFILTRHEQGASFMASVYGRLTGNPGVCVATLGPGAINLLLGVADAETNSTPLVAISAQGGLDRLHKESHQVIDLVSMFKPVTQYARMVLTTRAVPEMVRKAFSISKRDKPGATYLSIPQDVEVAPADPTSRPLPIAPISVTQPTASDIDRAVKLIAAAKHPIILAGDGVTWKHAEQYVQQLSELLNIPVATTFMSKGVLSDRHKNALGVVGFMRKDYENFAFEESDLIIAIGFSIQQFDPKKINPRGDKKIIHINMFRQDTDSHYDVTLNIIANIRPSLAALIQALQEQDIHFDHRKPLIREMIQKELATGAKSDAIPMLPQKIVNDTRAVLADDDIVLVDTGAVKMWMARLYQTYLPNTCLIDNGLSTMAWTLPGALGAKLAYPDRTVVAVMGDGSFMMNSQEIETAIREKLHLVIVIWEDASYGLIKWKMDMELQHHDEVDFNNPDFVKYAESFGAVGYRVEHAADFKQMLATAVAAKTGVHIITVPVDYRENLKLIKKLGNTTIRL
- a CDS encoding amino acid permease, with protein sequence MSKQTHLNRQMESRHVLMISLGGVIGTGLFLSSGYTIHQAGPVGTLLAYTIGAILVYLVMLCLGELAVAMPYTGAFHVYAKKYIGPGTGFTVAILYWLTWTIALGSEFTAAGLIMQTWFPHSPTWLWSLLFMVVIFTVNAMSVRWFAEAEFWFASIKVVAIIAFIVLGSLAIVGWLPLHGQSTAPLLSNYTKNGWFPNGFGGVFTTMLTVNFAFSGTELIGITAGETKDPAHTIPTAIRTTLWRLIIFFVGSMFVMAALIPYQQAGVTQSPFVLVFKEMGIPYAADIMNFVVLTAIMSAANSGLYASTRMLWSLANEGTIPKIFKRTTKREVPLVALITSMLGGILALLSSVYAAGSVYLVLVSISGLAVVIVWMAIALSELNFRKAYLKSGKKLADLTYKTPGYPVVPWLAFILSGLSCLLIWFDPNQRIALYYTVPFVLICYLGYYVSQKLKSHKEG
- the mmuM gene encoding homocysteine S-methyltransferase, whose protein sequence is MQVSSMKTLLQRGPVVSDGAMATELEKRGVDTDSALWSATAMIDHAAAIYAVHQSYFAAGAQLATTNTYQANVPAFVTAGLTAESARKLTQQAVQIAKQARDDYAAQHADFTGLVAGSIGPYGAYLADGSEYTGAYQLSKTAYQAFHRERLQLVTGMGVDVLALETMPNFEEVQALVSLVTTEFPTQDYWVSFSLKDPATLCDGTSLAVAAKWVAVQPRVVAVGVNCTSLENIEPALTILRAAVTIPLIVYPNSGDEYDPVTKTWQATNLSHTFDSFVPKWLAAGAQIIGGCCRTTPSDIATVHRLLSR
- a CDS encoding MDR family MFS transporter, translating into MQQRKTNVVAVTIAIYVATFMSAIEGTIVSTALPTIVGDLHGVALMNWVFSIYLLTNAMMTPIYGKLTDLVGRKPVMQAGLIIFIVGSMMSGLSDSMPVLIFWRAVQGIGAGALMPVSMTIIADIYSFERRAKVLGFNSSAWGIASVLAPLIGGLIVDKLSWHWIFFINVPVGLITLFLFQFYLREPKRHNNVKVDYLGSFWLMLFLLCLMLSFQLLGNATISWAAVIIAWVVSGLSLWLFIRRESHTPEPVISLQLFKNHTFVIQNAVAALISGFLMAVEVYIPTWTQGILGVPASLAGFAVTPSSLMWIIGSFVTGRLLAKWAPRRILYLSLVFILVTGVCLALIPVSTPFIWFFAITAVGGIGFGITITATTVTSQHLVSPKNVGVATSFNTLSRTIGQTLMISIFGIALNVGMNRGISQHPGTNMAMMNKLINPQTATELPAKLLPTLRGILYTGLHWVYLIGLALIIFAFIVNSFDRGKQMTAAQHAERLKRE
- a CDS encoding alpha/beta hydrolase; the protein is MKKRFKILGISLAVLVLGLLVAIGLVQTKTYAPSATAAKIARQATKTTHDYTYFKGDPAKTAIVFYPGALVDPASYSIWAAQLAEQGHSVYVMHFPLDLAVLAGNRAEMVPKAARQNYVIGGHSLGGVMASRYAAKHQTTGLKGVYYLASYPDKKGSLQSSSLRVLSITASRDGVLNWQHYRENRRYLPKKTQYLTIRGGNHGGFGSYGHQKGDHQATITRASQQRQISTALINWLK
- the metK gene encoding methionine adenosyltransferase, with translation MSERHLFTSESVSEGHPDKIADQISDAILDAMLEQDPQARVAVETSVTTGLVLVFGEVSTKAYVDIQKVVRDTIKSIGYVDGQYGFDGDNCAVLVSLDEQSPDIAQGVDDSLETREGDEDPLDKIGAGDQGMMFGYAINETPELMPLPIALSHRLMRKIAELRKNGTIKWLRPDAKAQVTVEYDEQNQPQRVDTVVLSTQHDPDVDLATIRQTVIDQVIKAVIPASLLDAKTKYLVNPTGRFVIGGPQGDAGLTGRKVIVDTYGGFAHHGGGAFSGKDATKVDRSASYAARYIAKNIVAAKLADRVEVQLAYAIGVAEPVSIAVDTAGTGKVSEEALIAAIRKNFDLRPAGIIKMLDLQRPIYRQTAAYGHFGRTDIDLPWEHTDKVDALQAEFSEVELNK